The following coding sequences lie in one Lentilactobacillus sp. SPB1-3 genomic window:
- a CDS encoding response regulator transcription factor produces MSKTILLVDDEPSITDINGKYLERAGYVVHISANGIEALEWLKNHSADLIATDIMMPEMDGYDMINEIIDKNPDQPFLFFTAKTSDQDKIYSLTLGADDFISKPFSPRELVLRITNILKRVNGSQHNSIDEDIIVGDLTINHQTRDVKIAGKHLTLTAKEFEILWILAQNPERVYSKSELYDMVWQEDFVDDANTLNVHIHNIRNELSKNGTDNTPILKTVWSVGYKLEGQET; encoded by the coding sequence ATGAGCAAAACTATTTTACTAGTTGATGACGAACCATCAATTACAGATATCAATGGTAAGTACCTTGAACGAGCTGGTTATGTGGTCCACATCTCTGCCAACGGAATTGAGGCGTTAGAGTGGCTGAAAAATCATTCCGCTGACTTAATTGCCACTGACATAATGATGCCAGAAATGGATGGTTACGATATGATCAACGAAATTATTGATAAAAATCCAGATCAACCATTTTTGTTTTTTACAGCTAAGACATCTGACCAGGATAAAATTTATTCGCTTACTTTAGGTGCTGATGACTTCATCAGTAAGCCATTTAGTCCAAGAGAGTTAGTTCTCAGGATTACTAATATTTTAAAGCGGGTTAACGGAAGTCAACACAACTCAATTGATGAGGACATCATAGTCGGTGACTTAACCATTAACCACCAGACTAGAGATGTAAAAATTGCTGGTAAGCACCTCACATTAACTGCCAAAGAATTTGAAATTTTGTGGATTTTAGCACAAAATCCGGAGCGAGTTTACTCAAAATCTGAGTTATATGACATGGTCTGGCAAGAAGATTTTGTTGACGACGCTAATACTTTAAACGTACACATCCATAATATTAGAAATGAATTGTCTAAAAACGGAACGGATAATACCCCCATTTTAAAAACTGTTTGGAGTGTAGGCTACAAACTGGAGGGGCAAGAAACATGA
- a CDS encoding DNA-3-methyladenine glycosylase I, producing MDQISGVQQYHQLFGTKVYDADTAFEFLTIAVFQAGMSWKVAASKIPVFKQVFANFDYHKIAMFDEPDLEAIESNSNMIQNGRKIRSVLQNAKAAVQLEPEFNNLADYFWSFKPDKSEEGDRDTIGAVVAKDMKKRGFEFVGPTTMGLLLVGMGIIERRPNA from the coding sequence ATGGATCAAATTAGTGGCGTGCAACAATATCATCAGTTATTTGGTACTAAAGTTTATGACGCTGACACTGCTTTTGAATTCTTAACCATCGCAGTATTTCAGGCCGGGATGAGCTGGAAAGTTGCCGCGTCAAAAATTCCAGTATTCAAGCAAGTATTTGCAAATTTCGATTATCATAAAATTGCCATGTTTGACGAGCCCGATTTAGAGGCCATCGAAAGTAACTCAAATATGATTCAAAATGGCCGCAAGATTCGGTCAGTCCTACAGAACGCCAAAGCTGCGGTTCAATTGGAACCAGAATTTAACAATCTGGCTGACTACTTCTGGTCATTTAAACCAGATAAATCTGAAGAAGGTGATCGAGATACCATCGGGGCTGTAGTCGCTAAGGATATGAAAAAACGTGGTTTTGAATTTGTTGGGCCCACAACCATGGGCCTATTGTTAGTTGGAATGGGCATCATTGAACGCCGTCCGAACGCTTAA
- a CDS encoding WxL domain-containing protein, protein MKNMKKLLTISAVSFSGLVGLAITGNSQIVKAAPSFPTYTGIAHNDLDPMGSVTYTANKGFNIADGISGSGYYSGGTKYLGPRNGKSAAAAISTIQVKVSDSKKGKVFTIKTIKTNTSNQKQPAVGPRLDAVPNLSFSGLSKAKLSKNAQSVGLMGYSVNNGISAGKTAFDGNSIGAIKVNAKRSDSNSGYRLFASLSPLKNAQGKNLSKARLTINTTNAKGAIGSKAKLYSSTGKAKTLLTAKPGAKGESMVKLGKSDVKLLVAKARNITSGTYQANLVFTLANAATASSSAANANSLRTPSDLS, encoded by the coding sequence ATGAAGAACATGAAAAAACTATTAACTATTAGCGCAGTATCATTTTCAGGGTTGGTTGGTTTAGCAATCACTGGTAATAGTCAGATTGTCAAGGCTGCACCTTCATTCCCAACTTACACCGGGATTGCCCATAATGATTTAGATCCCATGGGTTCTGTAACCTATACAGCAAACAAGGGATTCAACATTGCTGATGGAATTTCAGGCTCTGGCTACTATTCAGGTGGTACAAAGTATTTAGGACCACGAAACGGTAAAAGTGCCGCTGCAGCAATTTCAACTATTCAAGTTAAAGTTTCAGATAGTAAAAAAGGCAAAGTCTTTACAATTAAGACTATTAAAACAAATACCAGCAACCAGAAACAACCTGCAGTTGGCCCTCGACTAGATGCTGTTCCTAATCTAAGCTTCAGTGGACTAAGCAAAGCAAAACTTTCTAAAAATGCACAATCTGTTGGACTAATGGGTTACTCAGTTAACAACGGAATAAGTGCTGGTAAGACTGCATTTGATGGAAACTCAATTGGAGCAATCAAGGTGAACGCTAAACGATCAGACAGTAACAGTGGCTATCGCCTATTTGCATCTCTTTCCCCTCTAAAGAATGCGCAAGGTAAAAACCTTTCGAAAGCTCGTTTAACCATCAACACCACTAATGCCAAGGGTGCTATTGGTTCAAAGGCAAAATTATACTCAAGTACTGGCAAGGCCAAGACTCTGTTAACTGCTAAACCTGGTGCAAAAGGTGAATCAATGGTCAAATTAGGTAAAAGTGATGTTAAGTTGCTGGTAGCCAAAGCAAGAAACATTACGAGTGGTACTTATCAAGCAAACTTAGTATTCACACTTGCTAATGCTGCTACTGCATCATCAAGTGCTGCCAATGCTAACTCATTGAGAACTCCAAGTGACTTAAGCTAA
- a CDS encoding DEAD/DEAH box helicase translates to MLVEFEQLKKHLGFTEVTAIQREVYQPLLAGKSVIGISPTGSGKTVAFIEPLLERIEGVDGELSLLILEPSAELAMQVFRVVSDWSKEIGLTAMSAIGGANISRQIDKLKEHPEIIVGTVGRISELIDKGKLNLHELDSVVIDEADNLLSEETLDPIRDMVDMAPDDVTLGLFSATRNDVIDHINRWFNQDIELIDVTDIDDSKGKMTHGFLMVSNIKKPLMLARLLAIHDFKALVFFDKVTTLQKTFSNLTHRNIREIGRLTSEQTKLARKNALRDFRKGKTRLLMVTDVAARGIDIDNLPAVINYELPRDDKTYTHRSGRTARMHRDGLVLSLGDDHDFRDFKKLLGSDIELTQLYFDENKLVDKRPATKKTDSQPSKAVKQESGTHTTEKNVETGKSVTRTVAQTVNSPLKSPKKKKNKHSKRKGMRHQRKTNN, encoded by the coding sequence TTGTTAGTTGAATTTGAACAGCTTAAGAAACATTTGGGATTCACGGAAGTTACTGCTATCCAACGAGAAGTTTATCAACCATTGTTGGCAGGCAAGAGTGTTATCGGAATCTCACCAACTGGTTCTGGTAAAACTGTCGCTTTTATAGAACCACTACTTGAAAGAATCGAAGGTGTGGACGGCGAGTTAAGCCTGCTGATTTTAGAACCGTCTGCTGAATTGGCAATGCAAGTTTTTAGAGTGGTTTCAGACTGGTCTAAAGAAATTGGCTTAACTGCCATGTCAGCGATTGGTGGGGCAAACATTAGTCGTCAAATCGATAAATTAAAAGAACACCCTGAGATTATTGTCGGTACGGTAGGACGAATCTCAGAGTTAATTGATAAAGGTAAGCTAAATCTTCACGAACTAGATTCTGTCGTGATTGATGAAGCTGATAATTTATTAAGCGAAGAAACGCTTGATCCAATCAGAGATATGGTCGATATGGCACCAGACGATGTGACTTTAGGATTGTTTTCCGCTACACGAAATGACGTCATTGATCACATTAACCGGTGGTTTAATCAAGATATTGAGTTAATTGATGTGACCGACATCGATGATAGCAAGGGCAAAATGACTCACGGATTTTTGATGGTTTCAAACATTAAAAAGCCGTTGATGCTGGCAAGATTACTGGCAATTCATGATTTTAAAGCGTTGGTATTCTTTGATAAAGTTACCACCTTACAGAAAACGTTCAGTAATCTAACTCATAGAAACATTCGAGAGATTGGGCGACTAACCAGTGAACAAACTAAGTTAGCCAGAAAAAATGCACTCCGAGATTTTCGTAAGGGTAAGACACGCCTCTTGATGGTGACAGATGTTGCCGCACGAGGAATCGATATCGACAATTTACCGGCAGTGATCAATTATGAATTGCCTAGGGATGATAAAACATATACTCATCGGTCTGGAAGAACAGCCAGAATGCATCGAGATGGGTTAGTGTTGAGCCTAGGTGATGATCATGATTTCAGAGACTTTAAGAAGTTGTTAGGATCTGACATTGAGCTAACTCAACTATATTTTGATGAAAATAAGTTGGTTGATAAAAGACCTGCCACTAAAAAGACTGATTCGCAACCAAGTAAGGCTGTGAAACAGGAAAGTGGTACACACACAACTGAAAAAAATGTCGAAACTGGTAAATCAGTGACCCGAACAGTTGCTCAAACAGTTAATAGTCCGCTTAAGAGTCCCAAGAAGAAAAAGAACAAACATTCCAAACGTAAAGGAATGCGGCATCAGCGAAAAACCAATAATTAA
- a CDS encoding sensor histidine kinase, producing the protein MKLRYLVILSYVISVITTISAVVWAVNKMVLDNQSATWIIIITTVASLIGIIVALLLLHKPFKSLDKFKVLSQNIAENKFTQIKGVNSPQEFRDLANDFNQMTISLDQTFSKLKDSEQEKDMMIAQLSHDIKTPISSIKATIEAILDGVITPDQYQKYFETIDNQTTRLNQLVEELDYIRSSKFEEQHYEIKNEQISLDKLLIKILSAFQVQIDREHRDVDINIDPKANSINTDIGKLSRILFNLINNALKYSDAGTSLTISSELSDNRIKIKISDHGIGIPQDEQSKIFNRLYRVEQSRNMQTGGHGLGLYIAQDLTNQLGGRLSVTSKLHSGSIFTIDLPNTTSIVSKHSLS; encoded by the coding sequence ATGAAATTAAGATATTTAGTAATTCTAAGTTACGTGATCTCAGTAATTACCACAATCTCAGCAGTCGTTTGGGCCGTCAATAAGATGGTGCTCGATAATCAGAGCGCCACTTGGATAATTATCATCACCACCGTTGCTAGTCTAATCGGAATCATAGTTGCACTTTTGTTACTTCACAAACCGTTTAAGTCATTAGACAAATTTAAAGTCCTTAGTCAAAATATTGCTGAAAATAAGTTTACTCAAATTAAAGGTGTGAATAGTCCACAAGAATTTCGTGATTTAGCGAATGATTTTAACCAAATGACTATTAGTTTAGACCAAACATTTTCTAAATTAAAAGACAGTGAACAGGAAAAAGATATGATGATCGCTCAACTTTCTCATGATATCAAAACCCCTATTTCATCAATTAAAGCCACGATTGAGGCTATCTTAGATGGTGTAATAACCCCAGATCAATACCAAAAATATTTTGAAACAATTGATAACCAGACAACCAGATTGAACCAGTTAGTAGAAGAGTTAGATTACATTCGGTCTAGTAAGTTTGAAGAGCAACATTACGAAATTAAAAATGAGCAAATATCTCTAGACAAATTACTGATTAAAATTTTGTCAGCCTTTCAAGTTCAAATCGACCGGGAGCATCGAGACGTTGACATCAATATCGATCCCAAAGCTAACTCAATCAATACAGACATTGGCAAATTGTCGAGAATCCTCTTCAATCTAATTAACAACGCTCTAAAATATTCAGACGCTGGTACATCACTCACTATCAGCAGTGAACTAAGTGACAATCGAATCAAAATTAAAATCAGTGATCATGGCATTGGAATACCGCAAGACGAACAGTCAAAGATATTCAACCGACTATACAGAGTTGAACAGTCAAGAAATATGCAGACAGGTGGTCATGGATTAGGATTGTATATTGCCCAGGATTTAACTAATCAACTAGGAGGTCGACTATCGGTCACAAGTAAGCTGCATTCAGGAAGCATTTTTACGATTGATTTACCCAATACAACCAGTATCGTATCAAAACACAGTTTATCCTAA
- a CDS encoding GH25 family lysozyme yields the protein MKRQDVQPIYKRARNRGLFFGWGLVFFIALILIGGGYGIYRYHRNQILKEYPIKGVSISQANGYIDFEQLKTDGYKFVYIRASQGSVYTDDSFDNNFQRSQGSQLPIGVYHVFSFSSSPNSQFTNFTRQVGYDTGSLPIAISVQPYSKYNEDTLDYPRVSKELKLLISKLKNYYKRPVIIWTKRSMVSQLKLRINSRQQSWLSDGRLGHPNSDATFISADQNAAVETDNQTVFLNESVFNGTVQEWHNYLNKNLSQ from the coding sequence ATGAAAAGACAAGACGTTCAGCCAATATATAAACGAGCTCGTAACCGTGGGCTTTTTTTTGGATGGGGCCTTGTTTTTTTTATTGCCTTGATTCTGATTGGCGGCGGTTATGGCATTTATCGTTATCATCGCAACCAGATTTTGAAAGAATATCCTATTAAAGGTGTTTCTATCAGCCAGGCGAATGGTTACATTGATTTTGAACAGTTGAAAACTGACGGTTATAAATTCGTGTATATTCGCGCATCACAAGGCTCGGTCTATACGGATGACAGCTTTGACAACAATTTCCAACGAAGTCAGGGTTCTCAATTACCAATTGGTGTTTATCATGTTTTTTCATTTAGTAGTTCACCAAACTCTCAATTTACCAACTTTACTCGGCAAGTTGGTTATGATACTGGAAGTTTGCCAATTGCAATTTCTGTGCAACCATACTCTAAATACAACGAAGACACCCTTGATTATCCGCGGGTGTCTAAAGAGTTGAAACTATTAATTTCTAAATTGAAAAATTATTATAAGCGACCAGTCATAATTTGGACCAAACGTTCAATGGTCTCACAGTTGAAATTGCGAATTAACAGTCGCCAACAGTCGTGGTTAAGCGATGGTAGATTAGGACATCCTAACTCTGATGCGACATTCATTTCCGCTGATCAAAACGCTGCCGTAGAAACGGATAACCAAACAGTCTTCCTGAATGAATCTGTCTTTAATGGAACAGTTCAAGAATGGCATAATTACTTAAACAAGAATCTGAGTCAATAA
- a CDS encoding Gfo/Idh/MocA family protein, which produces MIKLGIIGTNWITQQFVGAIKSLKEYDLTAVYSRRVETAEEFASENGARDTFTDLNEFFNSDVFDTVYIASPNSLHFEQAKQAVESGKNVIVEKPAFSNQQQMAEFQEILSAHPEVKFFEAARNIHTANFHAIEKQINQMEEITGAEFTYSKYSSRYDKVLAGEEPNVFSLKYAGGALQDLGVYTVYDAVTLFGLPDEVAYFPTLVNTGVDGKGTAVLKYADFTVVLNFSKMSNSEMTSEVSGLKDFIEIDDAGELTEISYHDTEGKRTVIGNTNLDNPMIEEAVDFAKVLLAPDDAENQKLYRYWNQLSINVNKVLYNLRQDAHIVFVNE; this is translated from the coding sequence ATGATTAAACTTGGAATTATTGGTACTAATTGGATTACACAGCAATTTGTTGGAGCAATTAAGTCCTTAAAAGAGTATGATTTAACAGCTGTGTATTCTCGTAGAGTGGAAACTGCTGAAGAATTTGCCAGCGAAAATGGTGCACGTGATACTTTTACTGATTTAAATGAATTTTTCAATAGTGATGTTTTTGATACTGTTTATATTGCATCACCTAACAGTTTGCATTTTGAACAAGCTAAGCAGGCAGTGGAAAGCGGCAAAAATGTCATTGTTGAAAAACCAGCTTTTAGTAATCAACAACAGATGGCCGAATTTCAAGAAATTTTGTCCGCTCATCCTGAGGTTAAGTTTTTTGAAGCTGCTAGAAACATTCACACCGCTAATTTTCATGCGATTGAAAAACAAATCAATCAAATGGAAGAGATTACTGGAGCAGAATTCACTTATTCCAAGTACTCTTCTAGATATGACAAAGTATTAGCTGGTGAAGAACCTAATGTCTTCTCATTGAAATATGCTGGTGGAGCACTTCAAGATTTAGGTGTTTACACAGTTTATGATGCTGTGACACTCTTCGGCTTACCAGATGAAGTGGCATATTTCCCTACGTTAGTTAACACTGGAGTCGATGGTAAAGGTACTGCAGTGTTGAAGTATGCTGATTTTACCGTTGTTTTGAACTTTTCTAAAATGTCTAATTCAGAAATGACTTCTGAAGTTTCTGGACTAAAGGACTTTATTGAAATTGATGACGCTGGTGAACTAACTGAGATTAGTTATCATGACACTGAAGGTAAACGAACCGTTATCGGTAACACTAATTTAGATAACCCAATGATTGAGGAAGCAGTTGATTTTGCTAAAGTCCTTTTGGCACCAGATGACGCCGAAAATCAAAAGCTTTATCGCTATTGGAATCAATTAAGTATTAATGTAAACAAAGTACTATATAATTTGCGTCAAGATGCACATATCGTTTTTGTTAATGAATAG
- a CDS encoding MurR/RpiR family transcriptional regulator, whose protein sequence is MSTPVQLLKQYFDDLSRTNKKIARYVIEHPQDASEANIEELAEKTNTSTASVSRLVKTLGYNNFREFTLALAYTQLRPQNLPIFKDIDANDTLSVIADKTFNSSQRALQDTRAGIEESDFARSVLRIINCRQLGFFGLGGSAVAALDGYHKFLRTSIDCFYHPDFDVQLMQAVKLGPVDCAIVVSHSGKNRQTLKILETLKNNGTTVIGITSYRDSPLALHSDITFISSSDEANYRSEGMYSLIAQMTIIDTLFMMSTVRMGPDTEEAILKVQGIIESTRN, encoded by the coding sequence GTGAGTACACCAGTTCAGTTATTAAAACAGTATTTTGACGACTTAAGTAGAACTAACAAAAAAATTGCTAGGTATGTGATTGAGCATCCGCAAGATGCATCAGAAGCCAATATTGAGGAGCTGGCTGAGAAGACGAACACGTCGACGGCCTCGGTATCTAGACTTGTAAAAACGTTGGGATACAACAATTTTAGAGAATTCACGCTGGCGCTGGCTTACACACAACTTCGGCCACAGAACTTACCGATATTTAAGGACATTGATGCTAATGATACTTTAAGTGTGATTGCAGATAAGACTTTTAACAGTTCCCAAAGAGCTTTACAAGATACCCGCGCAGGAATTGAAGAAAGCGATTTTGCTAGAAGCGTCCTTAGAATTATTAATTGTCGCCAGTTAGGATTCTTTGGACTAGGTGGTTCAGCTGTGGCGGCCTTAGATGGTTATCACAAATTTTTAAGAACTTCGATCGACTGTTTCTACCATCCAGACTTTGACGTCCAATTAATGCAGGCTGTTAAGCTAGGCCCGGTCGATTGTGCGATTGTTGTATCACACTCAGGTAAAAACCGCCAAACATTGAAAATATTAGAAACGTTAAAAAATAATGGAACTACTGTAATTGGTATTACCAGTTATCGAGACTCGCCATTAGCACTTCATAGCGATATTACTTTTATTTCTTCAAGTGACGAAGCTAATTATCGTTCTGAGGGGATGTACTCTTTAATTGCTCAAATGACGATTATTGACACGCTATTCATGATGTCGACTGTTAGAATGGGGCCAGATACTGAAGAAGCAATATTGAAAGTTCAAGGAATCATTGAGAGTACTCGTAACTGA
- a CDS encoding DUF4828 domain-containing protein has translation MKLKLLNNLWSHNKMTHQNDNQNSNQLPVSLGKYQYTDNQSNTHILEINSTDNFKIDRHPLSVRVQTVFQNTLIFVDNFGYKIEIKTNDGQPVAFYDESTNSSYDLSIAY, from the coding sequence GTGAAATTAAAATTATTAAATAATCTCTGGTCACATAACAAGATGACCCATCAAAATGACAATCAAAACTCAAACCAATTACCGGTTTCTTTAGGTAAATATCAATATACAGATAACCAGTCTAATACTCATATTCTGGAGATCAATTCAACCGATAATTTTAAAATCGATCGGCACCCACTGTCAGTTCGAGTCCAAACTGTTTTTCAAAATACGTTAATTTTCGTGGATAACTTCGGTTATAAAATCGAAATTAAAACTAATGATGGTCAGCCAGTGGCATTCTATGATGAGTCTACTAACTCGTCCTATGACCTATCAATCGCTTATTGA
- a CDS encoding gluconate:H+ symporter, translating into MKLIALAIGIIFLLVLIIRFKINTFVSLVLTAVVTAIMLGMPLGNIADSISTGIGSQLGELSMVFGFGAMLGRLVSDSGGAYIIAETMIQRFGKQRLQLAIMIASFILGIALFFEVGMVLLVPIVFAIATEAGVPILFLGIPMAAALSVTHGFLPPHPAPVAIAQVLGANDGHVLLYGFIIAIVAAYIAGPLFSKVARRYAPAAFERKGNLSSIGEIKQYTPEEAPSFGISVLTALFPVILLAITTIYTMTVHGGQAPKNPSTIDSIIEFIGSPSIAMLISLFFAMWSMGWNRKRTTPQIMESLENAVKSIAMLLLVIGGGGAFKQVLIDGGVGKEVAKLFINSSMSPLILGWLVAVVLRIALGSATVASLTAAGIVAPLMTQSGVNPALMVLAIGAGSLAASHVNDAGFWMFREYFDLSVKQTLQTWTVLESVISVVGIAMVMLLSLVV; encoded by the coding sequence ATGAAATTAATTGCATTAGCTATAGGAATTATATTCTTATTGGTATTAATTATTAGATTCAAGATCAATACATTCGTTTCATTAGTTCTAACAGCTGTAGTTACCGCTATTATGCTAGGTATGCCTTTAGGCAACATCGCAGACTCAATATCAACTGGTATCGGAAGCCAATTGGGTGAACTCTCAATGGTCTTTGGTTTCGGAGCGATGCTGGGGAGGCTAGTTTCTGACTCTGGTGGTGCTTATATTATCGCTGAAACTATGATTCAACGATTTGGTAAGCAACGTCTTCAATTAGCAATTATGATTGCCTCATTTATTCTCGGAATTGCCCTCTTCTTCGAAGTTGGTATGGTTCTGTTAGTTCCAATCGTATTCGCTATCGCTACTGAAGCTGGTGTGCCAATTCTATTCCTTGGAATTCCAATGGCCGCTGCCCTTTCAGTTACCCACGGATTCTTACCACCTCACCCAGCACCAGTTGCTATTGCACAAGTGTTAGGTGCAAATGATGGTCACGTATTACTTTATGGTTTCATTATCGCTATCGTGGCAGCTTACATTGCTGGTCCACTATTCTCAAAGGTTGCACGTAGATACGCACCTGCTGCTTTCGAACGTAAGGGTAACCTTTCATCAATCGGTGAAATTAAGCAATACACACCTGAAGAAGCTCCTTCATTTGGAATCTCAGTATTAACTGCTTTATTCCCAGTTATCTTGTTAGCAATTACTACTATTTACACAATGACTGTTCATGGTGGTCAAGCACCAAAGAACCCATCAACTATTGATTCAATTATTGAATTCATTGGTTCACCAAGTATCGCAATGTTAATCTCACTATTCTTTGCAATGTGGAGTATGGGTTGGAATCGTAAACGTACCACTCCACAAATCATGGAATCACTTGAAAATGCCGTTAAATCAATCGCTATGCTATTATTAGTTATTGGTGGTGGTGGTGCCTTCAAGCAAGTTCTAATTGATGGTGGTGTTGGTAAGGAAGTTGCTAAACTCTTCATTAACTCATCAATGTCTCCATTAATTCTTGGTTGGTTAGTCGCTGTTGTTCTTAGAATTGCTTTAGGTTCTGCTACTGTTGCTTCATTAACAGCTGCCGGAATCGTTGCTCCTCTAATGACTCAATCAGGTGTTAACCCTGCCTTGATGGTACTTGCTATTGGTGCCGGTTCATTAGCCGCATCACATGTTAACGATGCTGGTTTCTGGATGTTCAGAGAATATTTCGATTTATCAGTTAAGCAAACATTACAAACTTGGACTGTGCTTGAATCTGTAATTTCCGTTGTTGGTATTGCAATGGTTATGCTATTAAGCTTAGTTGTCTAG
- the gntK gene encoding gluconokinase, with amino-acid sequence MDYTLGVDIGTTSVKIVLFDTDGKVHGYSNNGYTLYQDIPDMAEEDPDEIFSAMTDGISAVLRKANLGDDELKGVSFSCAMHSLILLDADHKPLTRAITWGDNRAVKYADELKHSDKGMEIYQHTGTPIHPMTPLSKIIWLRNDKPELFKKAHCFVGIKEYIIYKLFGVLKEDYSIANATGLFNIYNMDWDEEALSVAGITADQLPELVDTTYQLKGIREEYAKVLGISTDVPFIIGASDGPLANLGVNAIKPGVVAVTIGTSGAVRVITDKPRTDPKARVFCYYLAKDMWVVGGPVNNGGVVFRWVRDQLCAPEKVTAEQMQIDPYDLLTDIAAKIPAGSDGLLFFPFLGGERAPIWDANARGSFFGLTRTHTRAHMIRAALEGIVYNLYTVMLALEEVVGKPTSIQASGGFARSELWRQMLADIFEQDVAIPESFESTALGAATLGMYSLGLIDNLSDVARFVGTTNVHHPEPENFNAYRELVPIYIRLSRSLQPEYKNIADYQRRHVNPDENSSESKA; translated from the coding sequence ATGGATTACACTTTGGGAGTAGACATTGGAACGACCAGTGTAAAGATCGTGCTTTTCGATACTGATGGAAAAGTTCACGGTTATTCAAACAATGGCTACACTTTGTACCAAGACATTCCCGATATGGCTGAAGAAGATCCAGATGAAATTTTCTCTGCAATGACAGACGGAATTTCTGCAGTTCTTAGAAAAGCCAACTTGGGCGACGACGAGCTCAAAGGTGTGTCATTCTCTTGTGCCATGCACAGTTTGATTTTATTGGATGCTGACCACAAGCCACTTACTCGTGCCATTACATGGGGCGATAACCGGGCTGTTAAGTATGCCGATGAATTAAAGCACAGCGATAAAGGGATGGAAATTTACCAACACACTGGTACTCCTATTCATCCAATGACACCACTTTCTAAAATTATTTGGTTACGTAACGACAAACCAGAATTATTTAAGAAAGCTCACTGCTTTGTAGGAATTAAAGAATATATCATTTACAAATTATTCGGAGTATTAAAGGAAGATTATTCAATTGCTAACGCAACTGGCCTCTTTAATATTTACAACATGGACTGGGATGAAGAAGCATTATCAGTTGCTGGAATCACCGCTGACCAATTACCTGAATTAGTTGATACTACTTATCAACTAAAGGGTATTCGTGAAGAATACGCTAAGGTATTAGGAATCTCAACTGACGTACCATTCATTATTGGTGCTTCTGATGGCCCATTAGCTAACTTAGGTGTTAACGCTATTAAGCCAGGCGTTGTTGCTGTAACAATCGGTACTTCTGGTGCTGTACGTGTTATTACTGACAAGCCAAGAACTGATCCTAAAGCTCGAGTATTCTGTTACTACTTAGCTAAGGATATGTGGGTCGTTGGTGGTCCCGTAAACAACGGTGGTGTTGTCTTCCGTTGGGTTCGTGATCAACTATGTGCCCCAGAAAAAGTAACCGCTGAACAAATGCAAATCGATCCATATGACTTGCTTACTGACATCGCTGCTAAGATTCCAGCCGGTTCAGACGGACTATTGTTCTTCCCATTCCTTGGTGGCGAACGTGCCCCAATCTGGGATGCTAACGCTCGTGGATCATTCTTTGGTCTAACTAGAACTCACACTCGTGCTCACATGATTAGAGCCGCTCTTGAAGGTATTGTTTACAACCTTTACACGGTTATGTTGGCACTTGAAGAAGTTGTTGGTAAACCAACTAGTATCCAAGCTAGTGGTGGATTTGCCCGTTCTGAGTTATGGCGTCAAATGTTAGCTGACATCTTTGAACAAGATGTTGCCATTCCAGAAAGTTTCGAAAGTACCGCTCTTGGTGCTGCCACTCTTGGTATGTACAGTCTTGGTTTGATCGATAACTTATCAGATGTTGCTAGGTTCGTGGGAACAACCAATGTACATCATCCAGAACCAGAAAACTTCAATGCATATCGTGAGTTAGTTCCAATTTATATTCGGTTAAGTCGTTCACTTCAACCAGAATATAAAAACATCGCTGATTATCAACGTCGCCATGTAAATCCCGACGAAAATAGCAGCGAAAGTAAAGCATAG